CCGCAGCGCGGCGCCCGGCTCGCGCATGACATTTGCGCCGAGAATGTCGATCTCGCCGCTGCGCGCGACATAGAGGCGCGTGACGAGCGAAAACAGCGTGCTCTTGCCGGCGCCGTTGAGCCCCAGCAGCACGGTGAAACTCCCGGGCGCGACGTCGAAGGAGACATCGTCGAGCGCCTTGCGCGCGCCATAGGAATGGCTGACGTTCCTGATGTCGAGGGCGGGGGTGGTCATTGCGTGGGTGGGGTTGCTGGTTGCAGAAAACCCCCCTCCCTGTCCCTCCCCCGCTTCGCGGGAGAGGGGACCCTCGCGATCGGCGAGGTCGATGAAGGCGAGAATGTGCGCCCTCTCCCGCGAAGCGGGGGAGGGTTGGGGAGGGGGCCTTGCAACATCACGCCGCTCATTGCGGCGCCACCACGACGCCCCAGGGGAACTGCCCCACCGGGATCGACTTCACCACCTTGAGACTCGCCACGTCGATTACCGACACGTCATTCGACACGCCATTGGCGGTGAGCAGATATTTCTCATCCGGGGTGAAGGCGAGGTGCCAGACGCGCTGGCCGACGAGAAGATATTTCTCGACTTTCTTGCTTACCGCGTCGATCACCGCGACCCTGTTCGCCGGCCCAAGCGCAACAAAGGCGCGCTTGCCGTCTTTCGTGATGGAAATGCCGATCGGCTGGATCGCCTCTTTCGACATCCCGGGAATCTCGAAGCTGATCTTCTGCTTCAACTCGCGCTTTGCCGGATCGATCACCGCGACCGTGCCGCCGACTTCGGACGACACCCACAGCTCGGAGCCGTCCTTCTTGAATTCGGCGAAACGCGGGCGCGCGTCGACGAGAATATTGGCGACGATCGCCTTCGTCTGCGTGTCGATGATATGCGCCATATTCGTCGTTTCAGACGTATTCACCAGCAATTTGCCGTCGGGGCTCACCGCCATGCCCTCGGGCTCGACGCCGACGGGAATGTCGCCGATCTGCTCCCGGCGCTTCATGTCGATGAGGGTGACGAGATTGTCGTTTTCATTGGAGACGTAGATCGTGTCGCCGCTCGGGGAGAGCGCCAGCAATTCCGGATCGGGGCCGGAGGGCAGCTTGCCGGTGAGCTTCAGCGTCTTCGTGTCGAGGATCTGAATGGCGTCGTCGTCGCCCGCGCAGATGTAGAGTTCGGAGCCGTCCTTGTTCAGCTCCACGCCACGCGGGCGGCGGCCGACCTTGATGGTCGCCGTCGCTTCGAGCTTGTCCGTGTCGATCACGGTGATCGAGTTGCCCTTTTCATTGCTGATGTAGGCCGTGTAGGCGAGGGCGGGGGAGGCGGACGCCACGCATACCGCCAGCGCCATTGCAACGCTGCGCGCGTCATGCCCGCGCTTGTCGCGGGCATCCACGCCGGCGGGCGTTACGGCGTCGCGTGGATGGCCAGGACACGCCCGGCCATGACGAAGGAAGAGGCTCCGGACGCGAATCTTCATTTCAACCTGCATTTCGTTTCGGGCTGGTCGAAGCCCAGCGTGTCGAGTTCGCTCACCTGATGCAGGAAGCCTTCCTGTGGCGAGACGGAGACGGTCATGCGGCCGTCGGAGAGGAGAATTGGCTGACGCAATTGCAGGTTCCATGGCCGCAGCGTCAGACGCACGCCCTTGAAGGCCGCAATCGAAAATTCCGGGCCGGCGATGAAGGCGCGCAGCTTTTCGGGATCGGCCGAACCGACCCGCGTCGCGGCCTCGCCGATCATACGCATGGCGAGCCAGGCGTTGTTGTCGCGCGCGTTCATCAGGCGGCGGAATGTCGCCATGAAGCGGTTTTGCAGCTGATGCGCGCCCCATTGCTCATGCGCCGGGTCCCAGCTTGTCGGGTAGAGCCCCGCCGAGCCCGCCACCGGACGCGGGTCCCATGTGCGATAGGGCAGATAGCCGGCGAACACCTCGCTCTCGTCGACGGCGACGAGGACGTCGAAGCCGGGCGCGTTTTGCGTCATCACCGGCATCTGGCGTTGCGTCTGCACCGAGCCGGAGTCGCTTCTGCGACCGCCGCCAGTGTCTTCATAGACGCGCTCCTCGACGATCTTGGCGCCGAACTTCTTCGCCGCGTGGCGATAGGCCTGCGCGAGCAATTCGTCGTTGGGATGCGAGCCCTTGATCAGCAGCCATTTGCGCCACTGTTTCCAGACCAGATATTGCGCAAGCCCGTCGGCGAGCATCGTGCGGGACGGCGTGACATGAATGACATTGGCGCGGCAGTCTTCCTCGCGCAGCCGTTCGTCCGCCGCCGAGACGTTGAAGAGCAGCGCGCCCTTGGCCTTCGCGCGTTCGGCCGCGGCCAGCAGGCGCTCGGCGGCGAGATCGGCGATGATGAAACGCGCGCCCTTGTCGGTCAGCGCGTCCACGGCCGCCGCGACATCGGCGC
The DNA window shown above is from Methylocystis echinoides and carries:
- a CDS encoding ABC transporter substrate-binding protein, whose amino-acid sequence is MKSLAAALFFVLAVAPAAADALDLKVGVLREPHSRETLSILDIPAADDTLAGALLGAADNNTTGKFTNQTFAAVDQTVDAGADVAAAVDALTDKGARFIIADLAAERLLAAAERAKAKGALLFNVSAADERLREEDCRANVIHVTPSRTMLADGLAQYLVWKQWRKWLLIKGSHPNDELLAQAYRHAAKKFGAKIVEERVYEDTGGGRRSDSGSVQTQRQMPVMTQNAPGFDVLVAVDESEVFAGYLPYRTWDPRPVAGSAGLYPTSWDPAHEQWGAHQLQNRFMATFRRLMNARDNNAWLAMRMIGEAATRVGSADPEKLRAFIAGPEFSIAAFKGVRLTLRPWNLQLRQPILLSDGRMTVSVSPQEGFLHQVSELDTLGFDQPETKCRLK
- a CDS encoding YVTN family beta-propeller repeat protein, yielding MALAVCVASASPALAYTAYISNEKGNSITVIDTDKLEATATIKVGRRPRGVELNKDGSELYICAGDDDAIQILDTKTLKLTGKLPSGPDPELLALSPSGDTIYVSNENDNLVTLIDMKRREQIGDIPVGVEPEGMAVSPDGKLLVNTSETTNMAHIIDTQTKAIVANILVDARPRFAEFKKDGSELWVSSEVGGTVAVIDPAKRELKQKISFEIPGMSKEAIQPIGISITKDGKRAFVALGPANRVAVIDAVSKKVEKYLLVGQRVWHLAFTPDEKYLLTANGVSNDVSVIDVASLKVVKSIPVGQFPWGVVVAPQ